A DNA window from Novosphingobium sp. RL4 contains the following coding sequences:
- a CDS encoding Ppx/GppA family phosphatase encodes MIGISHSSEKRAIIDIGSNTVRLVVYNGPPRAPVVVLNEKVNARLGRDLGKTKAISEKAMKTALVALGRFAGLLRLLDVKDVECVATAAARDASNGKEFLDAVRQLGLEPRLLSGEEEARASATGVIAAFPGARGIAADLGGGSLELVEIADGVSNGGITLPLGTLRLPDLRAAGEAAFSETVQSRLQKAGWNKGRGQPLYIVGGSWRALALQAMRALDFPVDDPHGFELEAAEALRLARIFAKGKLNDVDPRISGSRLASLPDAAALMVEVITRLEPSKLVFSSWGLREGLLHAQLPAEIQAQDPMLASVAGFSASARVTAEDAMALARWTAPVCREEPQDRQLRQASGLLALAAMRTEPNLRTEEAMTWALRKRWIGLDMHGRGMMAMTVFANSGQTEVPEQFTRLAVQEDLDRAIGWGLAVRLCRRLTGCTAQGLARSSIRSEDGKLILTLGDSMRPLYSPGVAKDHKSLSEWLGLAATVHDPEGNVLID; translated from the coding sequence ATGATCGGCATCAGCCACAGCAGCGAAAAGCGCGCCATCATCGACATCGGCTCGAACACGGTGCGCCTCGTCGTATACAACGGGCCGCCCCGTGCGCCGGTCGTCGTCCTGAACGAGAAAGTGAACGCCCGGCTCGGGCGCGATCTCGGGAAGACCAAGGCGATCTCCGAAAAGGCGATGAAGACCGCGCTCGTCGCGCTTGGCCGGTTTGCCGGGCTGCTCCGCCTGCTGGATGTGAAGGATGTCGAATGCGTGGCGACCGCCGCGGCGCGGGACGCTTCGAACGGCAAGGAATTCCTTGACGCCGTGCGCCAGCTCGGGCTCGAACCCCGCCTGCTTTCGGGCGAGGAGGAAGCCCGCGCCAGCGCCACCGGCGTGATCGCGGCCTTCCCCGGCGCTCGCGGCATCGCGGCCGATCTCGGCGGCGGCAGCCTCGAACTGGTGGAGATCGCCGATGGCGTGAGCAACGGCGGCATCACTCTCCCGCTCGGCACCCTGCGCCTGCCGGACCTTCGCGCAGCCGGTGAGGCAGCATTTTCCGAAACCGTGCAAAGCCGCCTCCAGAAGGCGGGATGGAACAAGGGCCGCGGACAGCCGCTCTATATCGTCGGCGGTTCCTGGCGTGCGCTGGCGCTTCAGGCCATGCGCGCGCTCGACTTCCCGGTGGACGATCCGCACGGCTTCGAGCTGGAAGCGGCAGAGGCCCTGCGCCTCGCCCGCATCTTCGCGAAGGGCAAGCTGAACGACGTCGATCCGCGCATCTCCGGTTCACGCCTCGCCAGCCTGCCGGACGCCGCCGCGCTGATGGTCGAGGTTATTACCCGGCTGGAACCCTCCAAGCTGGTGTTTTCATCCTGGGGCCTGCGCGAGGGGCTTCTTCACGCCCAGCTTCCGGCCGAAATCCAGGCGCAGGACCCGATGCTGGCCAGCGTTGCCGGCTTCTCCGCCTCGGCCCGCGTCACCGCCGAGGATGCCATGGCCCTCGCCCGCTGGACGGCGCCGGTCTGCCGCGAAGAACCGCAGGATCGCCAGTTGCGGCAGGCTTCCGGCCTGCTCGCCCTCGCCGCCATGCGCACCGAACCGAACCTGCGCACCGAGGAAGCCATGACCTGGGCTCTGCGCAAACGCTGGATCGGCCTCGACATGCACGGGCGCGGGATGATGGCGATGACCGTCTTCGCCAATTCCGGCCAGACCGAAGTGCCCGAGCAGTTCACCCGGCTCGCCGTTCAGGAAGACCTTGACCGCGCAATCGGCTGGGGCCTTGCCGTGCGCCTCTGCCGCCGACTGACCGGCTGCACCGCACAAGGCCTCGCGCGCAGTTCAATCCGCAGCGAGGACGGAAAGCTGATCCTTACGCTCGGCGATTCCATGCGCCCGCTCTACAGCCCGGGCGTCGCCAAAGACCACAAGTCGCTGTCCGAATGGCTGGGGCTGGCGGCGACGGTCCATGATCCCGAGGGCAACGTCCTGATCGATTGA
- a CDS encoding LysR family transcriptional regulator, with translation MDRLKGIEVFVKAIRLGGLSAAARDLSMSPAMAAKHLNALEQRLGATLANRTTRRLALTEVGAAYLDKAERVLAELEDADAEAMAQSAAVEGLLRVSGPAAFGSAYLVDLVTAFHERHPAVTVELGLNDRVVDLLEERWDVAVRIGRLADSNLVARKLAPVRMAICASPAYLERRGTPHSLDDLAGHDCLGYTLGNETGTTRWGFGRDGSRAVAVRGSLHANNGQVLAQAAVAGMGLVYGPRFFVDRAIGDGRLVELDLGAELLDLGAVHAVTHRTRRPAAKTRAWIDFLVQRLPAMAQDW, from the coding sequence ATGGACCGGCTGAAGGGCATCGAGGTTTTCGTCAAGGCGATCCGTCTGGGCGGCCTTTCGGCAGCGGCGCGCGATCTCTCGATGTCTCCGGCGATGGCGGCCAAGCACCTCAATGCGCTGGAACAGCGCCTCGGCGCGACCCTGGCGAACCGCACGACGCGCCGCCTTGCGCTTACCGAAGTGGGGGCTGCCTATCTCGACAAGGCCGAGCGCGTGCTGGCGGAACTGGAGGATGCCGATGCGGAGGCCATGGCCCAGTCCGCGGCGGTGGAGGGGCTGCTGCGCGTCTCGGGGCCGGCCGCTTTCGGCAGCGCCTACCTCGTCGATCTCGTCACCGCGTTCCACGAACGCCATCCTGCCGTCACCGTGGAACTGGGGCTGAACGACCGTGTGGTCGACCTGCTGGAGGAGCGCTGGGATGTCGCCGTGCGCATCGGCCGACTGGCGGACAGCAATCTCGTCGCCCGCAAGCTCGCGCCCGTGCGGATGGCTATCTGTGCTTCGCCCGCCTATCTCGAAAGGCGCGGGACGCCGCATTCGCTGGACGATCTGGCAGGGCATGACTGCCTCGGCTACACGCTGGGCAACGAGACCGGCACCACGCGCTGGGGCTTCGGCCGCGACGGCAGCCGCGCGGTGGCGGTGCGCGGCTCGCTCCATGCGAACAACGGGCAGGTTCTTGCCCAGGCGGCGGTGGCGGGCATGGGCCTCGTCTACGGCCCGCGCTTCTTCGTGGATCGCGCCATCGGCGATGGGCGACTGGTGGAACTGGACCTGGGAGCGGAACTGCTGGATCTCGGCGCCGTTCACGCCGTCACGCACCGGACGCGGCGCCCCGCGGCCAAGACCCGCGCGTGGATCGATTTCCTTGTGCAGAGACTGCCGGCCATGGCGCAGGACTGGTAG
- a CDS encoding DoxX family protein, which translates to MNQPSTIPSPQTAPYGAFVLRVALGTVFLAHFALKLFVFTPAGTAAFFGSLGLPGGLAYVTMAAELLGGLALILGIYARVVALALIPLLLGTIVMVHGANGFFFDSKGGGWEYPAFWSITLFVLALIGDGAHALIPTRR; encoded by the coding sequence ATGAACCAGCCTTCGACGATCCCCTCCCCCCAGACCGCACCTTACGGCGCCTTCGTCCTGCGCGTGGCGCTCGGCACAGTGTTCCTCGCCCATTTCGCGCTCAAGCTGTTCGTCTTCACGCCTGCCGGAACCGCCGCGTTCTTTGGCAGTCTCGGCCTTCCCGGCGGCCTTGCCTATGTGACGATGGCGGCCGAACTTCTCGGCGGCCTTGCGCTGATCCTGGGCATCTACGCCCGCGTCGTTGCGCTGGCCTTGATCCCGCTGCTGCTCGGCACCATCGTGATGGTGCATGGAGCCAACGGCTTCTTCTTCGATTCCAAGGGTGGCGGCTGGGAATATCCCGCCTTCTGGTCGATCACCCTCTTCGTCCTCGCCCTGATCGGAGACGGTGCCCACGCACTGATCCCCACGCGGCGCTGA
- a CDS encoding class III extradiol ring-cleavage dioxygenase: MTRQPSFFIPHGGGPCFFMPDPQGNWETMAEFLRGLPARLPEAPKAILVVSGHWETHGFAFTGAERPALLYDYYGFPQHTYELRFDAPGSPWLAARASQLLREAGFAAAADPQRGYDHGVFVPLKVAWPAADVPVVEMSLDRSLNPAMHLAAGQALAPLRDEGVLILGSGMSFHNMRGYGNPASTAPSLAFDEWLTEAAEAGPDDRAKALSRWADAPGGRFSHPREEHLLPLMVAAGAAQGAGEKVYSDIVLKTAISAFRFD, translated from the coding sequence ATGACCCGCCAACCCAGCTTCTTCATTCCCCACGGCGGCGGCCCCTGCTTCTTCATGCCGGACCCGCAAGGCAACTGGGAAACGATGGCCGAGTTCCTGCGCGGCCTGCCCGCCCGCCTGCCCGAAGCGCCCAAGGCGATCCTCGTGGTGTCCGGGCACTGGGAAACGCACGGCTTCGCCTTCACCGGCGCCGAGCGACCCGCGCTGCTTTATGATTACTACGGCTTTCCGCAGCACACTTACGAGCTGCGCTTCGATGCCCCCGGCTCACCCTGGCTGGCAGCCCGCGCGAGCCAGCTCCTGCGCGAGGCCGGCTTCGCGGCAGCCGCCGATCCGCAGCGCGGGTACGACCACGGGGTGTTCGTTCCACTGAAGGTGGCGTGGCCCGCTGCGGATGTCCCTGTCGTGGAGATGTCGCTGGACCGTTCGCTCAATCCGGCAATGCACCTCGCCGCCGGGCAGGCCCTCGCCCCGCTGCGCGACGAAGGCGTGCTGATCCTGGGATCGGGCATGAGCTTCCACAACATGCGCGGCTACGGCAATCCGGCCTCGACCGCACCTTCGCTGGCATTCGACGAGTGGCTGACCGAGGCTGCCGAAGCCGGACCGGATGACCGGGCCAAGGCCCTGTCGCGCTGGGCGGATGCTCCCGGAGGGCGGTTCTCGCACCCGCGCGAGGAACACCTGCTGCCGCTGATGGTGGCTGCAGGTGCCGCACAGGGCGCCGGGGAAAAAGTCTACTCCGATATCGTGCTCAAGACGGCGATCTCGGCGTTCCGGTTCGATTGA
- a CDS encoding GGDEF domain-containing protein, translating to MLPQTILNDEQGRLAALQNLEVLDSEPEEAFEHVVSLVRAVLRVPMAAVTLVDADRQWFKARSGLDVSETPRSVSFCTHAIQQTAPFLISDARLDARFADNPFVATEPGVRSYAGIPLLTPEGYNVGVLCAIDDKVRDFNEAEVAILSNFARIVMNELELRRIAERDQLTGALTRRGFVDKAKQEMTRFQRYGRPCCLVLIDLDHFKRVNDTHGHPAGDAVLREMAATVVGSTRPVDFLGRLGGEEFAVLLPETEPSDALAAVERFRETLAARDITLPGGGTIRVTASFGIAPLNAAIASVEDWLAAADGPLYAAKRGGRNRCELLH from the coding sequence ATGCTCCCGCAAACCATCCTGAACGACGAGCAGGGCCGCCTTGCCGCCCTGCAGAACCTCGAAGTGCTCGACAGCGAGCCGGAGGAGGCTTTCGAGCATGTCGTCTCTCTGGTGCGGGCCGTGCTTCGCGTGCCGATGGCCGCCGTCACGCTGGTCGATGCCGACCGCCAGTGGTTCAAGGCGCGCAGCGGGCTGGACGTTTCGGAAACGCCGCGCAGTGTCTCGTTCTGCACGCATGCGATCCAGCAGACCGCACCGTTCCTGATCTCCGATGCCCGGCTCGACGCGCGCTTTGCCGACAATCCCTTCGTGGCGACCGAGCCCGGCGTGCGCAGCTATGCCGGTATTCCGCTGCTGACGCCGGAGGGTTACAACGTGGGCGTCCTTTGCGCGATCGACGACAAGGTGCGCGATTTCAACGAAGCCGAAGTGGCGATCCTCTCCAATTTCGCCCGTATCGTCATGAACGAGCTGGAACTGCGCCGCATCGCCGAGCGGGACCAGCTTACCGGGGCGCTGACCCGGCGCGGTTTCGTGGACAAGGCGAAGCAGGAGATGACCCGCTTCCAGCGCTACGGCCGTCCGTGCTGCCTCGTGCTGATCGATCTCGACCACTTCAAGCGGGTGAACGACACGCATGGCCATCCGGCCGGAGACGCGGTCCTGCGCGAAATGGCGGCGACGGTGGTCGGCTCGACGCGGCCGGTCGATTTCCTCGGCAGGCTCGGCGGCGAGGAGTTTGCCGTTCTCCTGCCGGAAACCGAACCGTCCGATGCTCTTGCGGCGGTGGAGCGTTTTCGGGAGACGCTTGCCGCCCGTGACATTACGCTGCCGGGCGGCGGCACGATCCGTGTCACGGCCAGCTTCGGCATCGCCCCGCTGAATGCGGCGATCGCCAGTGTCGAGGACTGGCTCGCGGCGGCAGATGGGCCGCTTTACGCCGCGAAGCGGGGCGGACGGAACCGCTGCGAGCTCTTGCATTGA
- a CDS encoding L,D-transpeptidase family protein codes for MRRGSRLAPLLLLLGIGAADAEPAPPLPEIDLIRVRKAARFMELWSGDRLVHRIEHIQLGDEPTGPKRFEGDERTPEGRYEIDWGNPASAYHLSLHISYPGPQDRAYAQARGRSPGGMIMIHGQPNSLPQGRVPGDWTDGCIAVSNDEIEFLWESVGDGTAIEILP; via the coding sequence GTGCGGCGCGGGTCCAGACTCGCGCCGCTCCTGCTACTGCTCGGTATCGGCGCCGCCGACGCCGAGCCTGCGCCGCCGCTTCCCGAAATCGACCTGATCCGCGTGCGCAAGGCGGCGCGGTTCATGGAACTCTGGTCCGGCGACCGGCTCGTTCACAGGATCGAGCATATCCAGCTGGGCGACGAGCCGACCGGCCCCAAGCGCTTCGAGGGCGACGAGCGAACCCCCGAGGGGCGCTACGAGATCGACTGGGGCAACCCTGCCAGCGCCTATCACCTCTCGCTCCACATCTCCTATCCCGGCCCGCAGGACCGCGCCTATGCACAGGCGCGCGGGCGTTCGCCGGGCGGGATGATCATGATTCACGGGCAGCCCAACTCCCTGCCGCAAGGCCGGGTGCCGGGCGACTGGACCGATGGGTGCATCGCCGTTTCCAATGACGAGATCGAATTCCTCTGGGAATCGGTCGGCGATGGAACCGCGATAGAGATCCTGCCCTGA
- a CDS encoding adenylosuccinate synthase, protein MANVTVIGAQWGDEGKGKIVDWLASRADAVVRFQGGHNAGHTLVVGEQVYKLSLLPSGIVTGTLSIIGNGVVLDPWHLKSEVEKLRGQGVEINPDNFAIADNCPLILPLHRDLDGLRESAAGSGKIGTTGRGIGPAYEDKVGRRAIRVCDLAHLDALEPQLDRLCAHHDALRAGFGQPPVDREALLAELREIAPFVLQFSQPVWKRLNKVRKAGARILFEGAQGVLLDVDHGTYPFVTSSNTVSGTAASGSGLGPAATGFVLGIVKAYTTRVGSGPFPTELEDETGQRLGERGHEFGTVTGRKRRCGWFDAVLTRQSCAISGVTGIALTKLDVLDGFEKVKICTGYRLHGKVLDYFPSHAADQANVEPIYEEMDGWQGTTAGARSWADLPAQAIKYIQRVQELIETPVALVSTSPEREDTILVRDPFQD, encoded by the coding sequence ATGGCTAACGTAACCGTGATCGGTGCCCAGTGGGGCGATGAGGGCAAGGGCAAGATCGTCGACTGGCTGGCAAGCCGCGCCGATGCCGTGGTCCGCTTCCAGGGTGGCCACAACGCCGGCCACACGCTGGTCGTGGGCGAGCAGGTCTACAAGCTTTCGCTGCTGCCCTCGGGCATCGTCACCGGCACCCTGTCGATCATCGGCAACGGCGTCGTCCTCGACCCCTGGCACCTCAAGTCGGAAGTCGAGAAGCTGCGCGGCCAGGGCGTGGAGATCAATCCCGATAACTTTGCGATCGCGGACAATTGCCCGCTGATCCTGCCGCTTCACCGCGATCTCGACGGTCTGCGCGAATCGGCTGCCGGTTCGGGCAAGATCGGCACCACCGGACGCGGCATCGGCCCGGCTTACGAGGACAAGGTCGGCCGCCGCGCCATCCGCGTCTGCGATCTTGCGCACCTCGATGCGCTTGAGCCGCAGCTCGACCGTCTCTGCGCCCACCACGACGCACTGCGCGCCGGTTTCGGCCAGCCGCCGGTGGACCGTGAAGCGCTGCTCGCCGAACTGCGCGAGATCGCGCCCTTCGTGCTCCAGTTCTCGCAGCCGGTGTGGAAGCGCCTCAACAAGGTGCGCAAGGCCGGCGCCCGCATCCTGTTCGAAGGCGCGCAGGGCGTGCTGCTCGATGTCGATCACGGCACTTATCCCTTCGTCACCAGCTCGAACACGGTTTCGGGCACGGCGGCTTCGGGTTCGGGCCTCGGTCCTGCGGCGACGGGCTTCGTGCTCGGTATCGTGAAGGCCTACACCACCCGCGTCGGCTCGGGTCCGTTCCCGACCGAGCTGGAAGACGAAACCGGCCAGCGCCTGGGCGAACGCGGCCATGAATTCGGCACCGTCACCGGCCGCAAGCGCCGTTGCGGCTGGTTCGACGCGGTGCTGACCCGCCAGTCCTGCGCGATCTCGGGCGTGACCGGCATCGCTCTCACCAAGCTCGACGTTCTCGACGGCTTCGAGAAGGTGAAGATCTGCACCGGCTACCGCCTCCACGGCAAGGTTCTGGACTATTTCCCGAGCCACGCCGCCGATCAGGCCAATGTCGAGCCGATCTACGAGGAAATGGACGGCTGGCAGGGCACCACCGCCGGCGCCCGTTCCTGGGCCGATCTGCCTGCACAGGCGATCAAGTACATCCAGCGCGTGCAGGAACTGATCGAAACCCCGGTGGCACTGGTTTCGACCAGCCCCGAGCGCGAGGATACCATCCTCGTGCGCGATCCTTTCCAGGACTGA
- a CDS encoding ATP phosphoribosyltransferase regulatory subunit: MQDNDRDLLPEGLGDRLPQQAWASQQVRRMAHDVLTSHGYERVETPLIEFEKALASRMAGVQVRRMFRFVDPVSMRMLALRSDMTAQVARIAATGLAEAPRPLRLSYSGQVCTIKGDGLDPRRERLQLGAELIGTDSVAAAGEIVELAIESLRAAGATGISVDFTMPDLVDALSAEALPLPEGRIEAVRQMLDAKDAGGLVDVGGEAYLPLLYAVGPFATAIERLAAFDAPEGVSGGALASRIAGLREIAARLGDKARITLDPSERHGFEYQSWFGFTIYAEGISGSLGRGGTYRILGQTGHHPEAATGFSLYPDPLVDLLATEPPVQRKLFLPLGHDPRIAGQQRAVGWATVAALSESDDPVALGCSHLLEGAEAIPLA; encoded by the coding sequence ATGCAGGACAACGACCGCGATCTCTTGCCCGAAGGACTGGGCGACCGTCTTCCGCAGCAGGCCTGGGCCTCCCAGCAAGTGCGCCGCATGGCGCATGACGTGCTGACCAGCCATGGCTACGAACGCGTCGAGACGCCGCTGATCGAATTCGAAAAGGCGCTCGCCAGCCGCATGGCCGGCGTGCAGGTGCGGCGCATGTTCCGTTTCGTCGATCCGGTGTCGATGAGGATGCTCGCGCTGCGCTCGGACATGACAGCGCAAGTCGCCCGCATCGCCGCCACCGGCCTTGCCGAGGCGCCGCGCCCGCTGCGCCTGTCCTATTCGGGTCAGGTCTGCACCATCAAGGGCGACGGGCTCGACCCGCGCCGCGAACGTCTTCAGCTCGGCGCGGAGCTGATCGGCACCGATTCTGTTGCCGCCGCCGGTGAGATCGTGGAACTGGCGATCGAATCCCTTCGCGCAGCGGGCGCGACCGGGATTTCGGTGGACTTCACGATGCCGGACCTCGTTGACGCGCTGTCGGCGGAAGCGCTGCCGCTGCCCGAGGGCCGGATAGAGGCCGTGCGCCAGATGCTGGACGCCAAGGACGCAGGCGGGCTGGTGGATGTTGGCGGCGAAGCCTATCTGCCACTGCTCTACGCCGTCGGCCCCTTCGCCACCGCGATCGAGCGACTGGCCGCCTTCGATGCCCCGGAGGGTGTCAGCGGCGGCGCGCTGGCCAGCCGGATCGCCGGGCTTCGCGAAATCGCGGCGCGCCTGGGCGACAAGGCGCGCATCACACTCGACCCTTCGGAGCGTCATGGCTTCGAGTACCAGTCGTGGTTCGGCTTCACGATCTATGCCGAGGGTATCTCCGGCAGCCTGGGGCGCGGCGGCACCTATCGCATCCTCGGCCAGACCGGGCACCACCCCGAAGCCGCGACCGGCTTCTCGCTCTATCCGGACCCGCTGGTGGACCTGCTGGCCACCGAGCCGCCAGTGCAGCGCAAGCTGTTCCTGCCGCTGGGGCACGATCCGCGCATCGCCGGGCAGCAGCGCGCGGTGGGCTGGGCCACCGTGGCGGCGCTTTCCGAAAGCGACGATCCGGTCGCGCTGGGCTGTTCGCACCTGTTGGAAGGCGCGGAAGCGATACCGCTGGCCTGA
- the serA gene encoding phosphoglycerate dehydrogenase: MTKPRVLISDKMDPNAARIFEIRGCDVDVITGETPEQLIARIGDYDGLAIRSSTKVTKEILAAAKNLKVIGRAGIGVDNVDIPAASAQGVVVMNTPFGNSITTAEHAIAMIFALARQIPEANAQTQAGLWPKNGFMGVEVTGKTLGLIGAGNIGSIVASRALGLKMKVVAFDPFLTPERAVEMGVEKADLDTLLEKADFITLHTPLTDQTRNILSAENLAKTKKGVRIVNCARGGLIDEAALKTMLDNGHVAGAALDVFQTEPAKDSPLFGTPNFICTPHLGASTTEAQVNVALQVAEQLADFLVNGGVTNALNMPSLSAEEAPKLKPYMKLAEMLGSMVGQLTRDSVPRISIHVEGAAAELNQKPITAAVLAGFMRVQSDTVNMVNAPFLAKERGLEVREVKTEREGDYHTLIRVSVKTEAGERSVAGTLFNNREPRLVEMFGIKVEAELAGDMMYIVNEDAPGFIGRIGTLLGENAINIGTFNLGRRDTGGEAVLLLSVDSAVSEDVLKAATSLPGVKTVKALKFV, encoded by the coding sequence ATGACCAAGCCCCGCGTCCTCATTTCGGACAAGATGGACCCCAATGCCGCCCGTATCTTCGAGATCCGTGGCTGCGACGTAGACGTCATCACCGGCGAAACGCCCGAGCAGTTGATCGCGCGCATCGGCGACTATGATGGCCTTGCCATCCGTTCGTCGACCAAGGTCACCAAGGAAATCCTCGCCGCCGCGAAGAACCTGAAGGTGATCGGCCGCGCCGGTATCGGCGTCGACAACGTCGATATCCCGGCCGCTTCGGCCCAGGGCGTCGTCGTGATGAACACGCCGTTCGGCAACTCGATCACCACCGCCGAACACGCCATCGCCATGATCTTCGCGCTGGCCCGCCAGATTCCTGAAGCCAACGCGCAGACGCAAGCGGGCCTGTGGCCGAAGAACGGCTTCATGGGCGTTGAAGTCACCGGCAAGACGCTGGGCCTGATCGGTGCCGGCAACATCGGCTCGATCGTCGCCAGCCGCGCGCTGGGCCTGAAGATGAAGGTCGTCGCCTTCGACCCGTTCCTCACCCCGGAACGCGCCGTGGAAATGGGCGTGGAAAAGGCCGATCTCGACACCCTGCTCGAGAAGGCGGACTTCATCACGCTGCACACGCCGCTGACCGACCAGACCCGCAACATCCTCTCGGCCGAGAACCTGGCCAAGACCAAGAAGGGCGTGCGCATCGTCAATTGCGCGCGTGGCGGGTTGATCGACGAAGCCGCGCTCAAGACCATGCTCGACAACGGCCACGTCGCCGGTGCCGCGCTCGACGTGTTCCAGACCGAGCCCGCCAAGGACTCGCCGCTGTTCGGCACGCCGAACTTCATCTGCACTCCGCACCTTGGCGCATCGACCACCGAGGCGCAGGTCAACGTGGCGCTTCAGGTGGCCGAGCAGCTGGCCGACTTCCTGGTCAACGGCGGCGTCACCAACGCGCTCAACATGCCTTCGCTTTCGGCCGAGGAAGCGCCGAAGCTGAAGCCTTACATGAAGCTGGCGGAAATGCTCGGCTCGATGGTCGGCCAGCTGACCCGCGATTCGGTTCCCCGCATCTCGATCCACGTCGAAGGCGCGGCTGCCGAACTGAACCAGAAGCCGATCACCGCCGCCGTGCTGGCCGGTTTCATGCGCGTCCAGTCGGACACGGTGAACATGGTCAACGCGCCGTTCCTCGCCAAGGAGCGCGGCCTTGAAGTGCGCGAAGTGAAGACCGAGCGCGAGGGCGACTACCACACGCTGATCCGCGTCTCGGTGAAGACCGAAGCGGGCGAGCGTTCGGTGGCCGGCACGCTGTTCAACAACCGCGAGCCGCGTCTGGTCGAGATGTTCGGCATCAAGGTCGAAGCCGAACTCGCCGGTGACATGATGTACATCGTCAACGAGGACGCGCCGGGCTTCATCGGCCGCATCGGCACCCTGCTGGGCGAAAACGCGATCAACATCGGCACCTTCAACCTCGGTCGCCGCGATACCGGTGGCGAGGCGGTTCTGCTGCTCTCGGTTGACAGCGCCGTGTCGGAAGACGTGCTCAAGGCTGCCACTTCGCTGCCGGGCGTGAAGACCGTTAAGGCGCTCAAGTTCGTCTGA
- a CDS encoding phosphoserine transaminase, producing MTDIISVPARKPARPHFSSGPCAKPPGYAPEKLNTEALGRSHRAKIGKTRLAYCIDLMREVLQLPDTHRIGIVPGSDTGAFEMAMWTMLGARGVTALAWESFGEGWVTDAVKQLKLEPTVFRADYGQLPDLDKIDWSDDVLFTWNGTTSGVRVPDANWIPADREGLSFADATSAVFAYDIDWSKIDVATFSWQKVLGGEGGHGVLILGPRAVERLENYTPAWPLPKVFRLVSKGKLAEGVFKGETINTPSMLAVEDAIFALEWAKGLGGLEGLKARSNANAHALDKIVAERDWLGHLAVDSGTRSKTSVCLTVEGADADFIKKFAAVLEKEGAAYDVAGYRDAPAGLRIWCGATVDTADIEALGPWLDWAYATVKAAA from the coding sequence ATGACTGATATTATTAGCGTTCCCGCGCGCAAACCTGCGCGTCCGCACTTCTCTTCCGGTCCCTGCGCCAAGCCGCCCGGATATGCCCCCGAAAAACTGAACACCGAAGCTCTCGGCCGCTCGCACCGCGCCAAGATCGGCAAGACGCGCCTTGCGTACTGCATCGATCTGATGCGCGAAGTTCTGCAGCTGCCCGATACGCATCGCATCGGTATCGTCCCCGGTTCGGACACCGGCGCCTTCGAGATGGCCATGTGGACCATGCTCGGCGCCCGCGGCGTGACCGCGCTGGCCTGGGAAAGCTTCGGTGAGGGCTGGGTTACCGACGCCGTCAAGCAGCTCAAGCTGGAACCCACCGTGTTCCGCGCCGACTATGGCCAGCTGCCCGACCTCGACAAGATCGACTGGTCCGACGACGTGCTCTTCACCTGGAACGGCACTACCTCGGGCGTGCGCGTTCCGGATGCCAACTGGATCCCGGCAGACCGTGAAGGCCTGTCCTTCGCCGACGCCACTTCGGCAGTTTTCGCCTACGACATCGACTGGTCCAAGATCGACGTTGCCACCTTCTCCTGGCAGAAGGTTCTGGGCGGCGAGGGCGGCCACGGCGTCCTGATCCTCGGCCCCCGCGCGGTCGAGCGTCTGGAGAACTACACCCCGGCCTGGCCGCTTCCCAAGGTGTTCCGCCTTGTGTCGAAGGGCAAGCTGGCAGAAGGCGTGTTCAAGGGCGAAACCATCAACACCCCCTCGATGCTCGCCGTCGAGGATGCGATCTTCGCTCTGGAATGGGCCAAGGGTCTGGGCGGTCTCGAAGGGCTGAAGGCCCGTTCGAACGCCAATGCCCACGCGCTGGACAAGATCGTCGCCGAGCGTGACTGGCTTGGCCACCTTGCGGTTGATTCCGGCACGCGTTCGAAGACCTCGGTTTGCCTTACGGTCGAAGGTGCGGATGCAGACTTCATCAAGAAGTTTGCCGCCGTCCTCGAAAAGGAAGGCGCGGCTTACGACGTCGCCGGATACCGCGATGCCCCTGCGGGCCTGCGCATCTGGTGCGGCGCGACCGTGGACACCGCCGACATCGAGGCGCTGGGACCGTGGCTCGACTGGGCCTACGCCACCGTCAAGGCTGCCGCCTGA